Proteins from a genomic interval of Paenibacillus sp. FSL H8-0048:
- a CDS encoding TerD family protein has product MSTEVVKGQKADLTKGNPGLRSLTVEIGWKAPSSMDIDASAFLLGAGGKVGSDDDLIFYNNPSTPFITYKDVPGTASGGLKQFEVSLERIPANIVKIAFTLTLYDGEKRKQMFGQMSEAECRIVNQATGAQLLRCNLGNQFSVETAVVVGELYRHGEEWKYSAIVAGFSGGLKALCGNYGIEVEDEPAPAAKPPEQTPPARPPLQVPPPRAESSRPNIVIPPPPVPAPAPPKQEAAPAPALNLNLKKIELKKKGDSINLKKSASGLGELLINLNWNQKQGGGLFSRNKGGVDLDLACLYELKNGSKGVVQALGNAFGNLQQPPYIMLDGDDRTGSVTSGENLRINGSKVAQIERILVFAFIYKGVTNWSEADGVVTLKQDGGPDIIVNLDEHNNRKGMCAIALIRNVEGETFSIERLVQYFSGHREMDEAYGWGLRWVAGSK; this is encoded by the coding sequence ATGAGTACAGAAGTAGTCAAAGGACAGAAAGCAGATCTGACCAAAGGGAACCCGGGACTCCGCAGCCTTACGGTTGAGATCGGGTGGAAAGCTCCGTCTTCCATGGATATTGATGCTTCCGCATTCCTGCTTGGAGCTGGCGGTAAAGTGGGCAGTGACGACGATCTGATCTTTTACAATAACCCGTCTACTCCCTTTATCACCTATAAAGATGTACCGGGTACAGCTTCGGGCGGACTGAAGCAGTTCGAGGTCTCGCTGGAGCGGATTCCGGCAAACATAGTGAAGATTGCCTTCACGCTTACTCTGTATGACGGAGAAAAACGCAAGCAGATGTTCGGACAAATGAGTGAAGCGGAGTGCCGGATCGTGAATCAGGCGACAGGTGCGCAGCTTCTGCGGTGTAACCTCGGAAATCAGTTCTCTGTGGAAACGGCTGTTGTAGTTGGAGAATTATATAGACATGGCGAAGAATGGAAATACAGTGCGATTGTTGCGGGCTTCTCGGGCGGGCTTAAGGCACTATGCGGGAACTATGGCATAGAAGTAGAGGACGAGCCTGCTCCGGCAGCGAAGCCGCCGGAACAGACGCCGCCGGCACGCCCGCCGCTTCAGGTGCCGCCGCCCCGTGCGGAGTCATCCAGACCGAATATTGTGATTCCGCCACCGCCTGTACCTGCACCGGCACCGCCTAAGCAGGAGGCAGCTCCCGCACCGGCGCTGAATCTCAATCTGAAGAAGATTGAGCTGAAGAAGAAGGGCGATTCGATTAACCTGAAGAAATCGGCCTCCGGACTGGGTGAGCTGCTGATTAATTTGAACTGGAACCAGAAGCAGGGCGGAGGACTGTTCAGCCGTAACAAGGGCGGGGTGGACCTGGATCTGGCATGTCTGTATGAGCTGAAGAACGGCAGCAAAGGCGTGGTACAGGCACTGGGCAATGCGTTCGGCAACCTCCAGCAGCCGCCTTACATCATGCTTGATGGAGATGACCGGACCGGCTCCGTAACATCCGGCGAGAATCTGCGTATAAACGGAAGTAAGGTAGCCCAGATCGAACGGATTCTGGTGTTTGCCTTTATTTACAAAGGAGTTACCAATTGGTCTGAGGCGGATGGAGTGGTTACCCTGAAGCAGGATGGAGGACCGGATATTATCGTGAATCTGGACGAGCATAACAACCGTAAAGGCATGTGCGCCATCGCGCTGATCCGGAATGTGGAGGGCGAGACCTTCAGTATTGAACGGCTCGTGCAATATTTCAGCGGTCACAGAGAGATGGATGAGGCTTATGGCTGGGGGCTTCGCTGGGTAGCGGGAAGCAAATAA
- a CDS encoding cysteine protease StiP family protein translates to MKGIDIEAIHNRIISPPVPLGSYPASDVTFLLKDLSNVSLERGTAEREEAIQSGVHYSEMLPVEYQPTEQYIELFHETLQQTAGKVALAVAVVSEMIVARRGTANTVLVSLARAGTPIGVLIKRYILEKYGADLPHYSISIIRGKGIDENAVLYMLQQHGEDAGLQFIDGWTGKGAIRQVLIEACESMHKKYGITLNDDLAILADPGHCSGTYGTREDYLIPSACLNSTVSGLMSRTVLRDDLIGPEEFHGAKFYKEWLDSDLSNVFVEAITPYFAEVAAEALAQAAEMLEHPPEITWQGLADIRSIQDTFGIDNINLVKPGVGETTRVLLRRVPWRILVDRLDNPNLRHILLLAEDRGVPVEVYPGLTYSCCGIIKPLKGESE, encoded by the coding sequence ATGAAGGGAATAGATATCGAAGCCATTCACAATAGAATAATATCTCCTCCGGTGCCACTGGGCAGCTATCCTGCTTCCGACGTTACCTTCCTGCTCAAGGATCTGAGCAATGTATCCCTGGAGCGGGGAACGGCCGAGCGGGAGGAAGCGATCCAGTCCGGCGTGCATTATTCGGAGATGCTTCCGGTGGAATACCAGCCGACGGAGCAGTATATCGAATTGTTTCATGAGACGCTGCAGCAGACTGCGGGGAAGGTGGCGCTGGCTGTAGCTGTGGTGTCCGAGATGATTGTTGCCCGGCGGGGAACGGCGAATACCGTACTGGTCTCGCTGGCGAGAGCGGGCACTCCGATCGGGGTACTGATCAAACGTTATATTCTTGAGAAATATGGAGCGGACCTTCCGCATTACAGCATCTCCATTATCCGCGGTAAGGGGATTGATGAGAATGCGGTGCTCTATATGCTGCAGCAGCATGGAGAGGATGCCGGGCTGCAATTCATCGATGGCTGGACCGGCAAGGGGGCCATCCGGCAGGTGCTGATAGAGGCCTGCGAGAGTATGCATAAGAAGTATGGCATTACGCTAAATGATGATCTGGCGATACTTGCAGATCCCGGTCACTGCTCGGGAACCTACGGCACCCGGGAGGATTATCTGATTCCAAGCGCCTGCCTGAACTCTACGGTATCCGGGTTGATGAGCCGTACGGTACTCCGGGATGATCTGATCGGGCCTGAGGAATTCCACGGGGCCAAATTCTACAAGGAATGGCTGGACAGTGATCTGTCCAACGTATTCGTTGAAGCAATTACCCCGTATTTCGCGGAAGTAGCGGCAGAGGCACTGGCACAGGCTGCGGAGATGCTGGAGCATCCGCCGGAGATTACCTGGCAGGGGCTGGCCGATATCCGCAGTATCCAGGATACCTTCGGCATAGATAATATCAATCTGGTGAAGCCCGGAGTGGGGGAGACGACGCGTGTGCTGCTGCGCAGAGTGCCCTGGAGAATCCTTGTCGACAGGCTGGACAATCCCAACCTGCGGCATATTCTGCTGCTGGCTGAGGACCGGGGCGTGCCGGTAGAGGTCTATCCCGGACTGACCTACTCCTGCTGCGGAATCATCAAGCCGCTGAAAGGGGAGAGTGAATGA
- a CDS encoding TerD family protein: protein MTISLSKGQRIDLTKTNPGLTKVIVGLGWDTNKYSGGQDFDLDASAFLLHEDGKAKSENDFVFYNNPSGGTGSVTHTGDNRTGEGDGDDEQIIVDFSLVPANIQRIGITVTIYDYEARAQNFGQVSNAFVRVVDASSDREVLRFDLGEDFSTETAVVFCEFYRQGADWKFQAIGSGFAGGLSALCKNYGLDAQ from the coding sequence GTGACGATCAGTCTTTCCAAAGGACAGCGGATTGATCTTACCAAGACCAATCCGGGTCTGACGAAGGTAATTGTAGGTCTGGGCTGGGATACAAACAAGTACAGCGGCGGACAGGATTTCGACCTCGATGCTTCAGCATTCCTGCTGCATGAGGACGGCAAAGCCAAAAGCGAAAATGACTTTGTATTCTATAACAATCCAAGCGGCGGTACAGGCTCTGTAACCCACACAGGCGATAATCGTACTGGTGAAGGCGATGGCGACGATGAGCAGATTATCGTAGACTTCAGTCTGGTGCCTGCGAATATTCAGCGGATCGGGATCACGGTTACGATCTATGATTATGAGGCCCGGGCGCAGAACTTCGGACAAGTCTCCAATGCTTTTGTCCGCGTAGTGGATGCATCCAGCGACCGTGAGGTTCTGCGGTTCGATCTGGGCGAGGATTTCTCCACCGAGACGGCAGTAGTCTTCTGTGAATTCTACCGCCAGGGGGCGGATTGGAAATTCCAGGCGATCGGCAGCGGCTTCGCCGGCGGACTAAGCGCATTATGCAAGAACTACGGGCTGGACGCGCAATAA
- a CDS encoding TerD family protein: MAINLSKGQKIDLTKTNPGLSKITVGLGWDTNKYDGGKDFDLDVSVFLTDASGKVAKESNFIFFNNKQNENASVVHTGDNRTGEGDGDDEQVQVDLQNIPADVDKIAFTITIYDAEGRSQNFGQVSRSYVRIVNDANSEELIRFDLGEDFSVETGVVVGELYRNGAEWKFNAIGSGYKDGLAGLTRDYGLQ; this comes from the coding sequence ATGGCTATTAACTTATCCAAGGGACAAAAAATCGATTTAACCAAAACGAATCCAGGCTTGTCCAAAATCACAGTCGGCCTCGGATGGGATACGAATAAATATGATGGCGGCAAAGACTTCGACCTTGATGTGTCTGTGTTCCTGACCGATGCCAGCGGTAAAGTGGCCAAGGAGTCCAACTTCATCTTCTTCAACAACAAGCAGAACGAGAACGCCTCCGTTGTTCACACCGGCGACAACCGTACAGGTGAAGGTGACGGGGATGATGAGCAGGTTCAGGTAGACCTGCAGAATATCCCGGCTGATGTGGACAAAATTGCGTTCACGATTACCATCTATGATGCAGAAGGCAGAAGCCAGAACTTCGGACAAGTCTCCCGTTCTTATGTGCGTATCGTCAACGATGCGAATAGTGAAGAGCTGATCCGCTTTGACCTGGGTGAAGATTTCTCCGTTGAAACAGGTGTAGTTGTCGGCGAATTGTACCGTAACGGCGCAGAATGGAAATTCAATGCGATTGGCAGCGGCTACAAGGACGGTCTGGCTGGCCTGACACGTGATTACGGCCTGCAATAA
- a CDS encoding toxic anion resistance protein → MSTQLIELRKEDEQKVVQEASQLIEQVAKTDTVALDSLMDDIGKLGVKTQEKAGQTLKLLDRPVNDLMSGKRVEVPNMIMKLRGECETLQQSKNVSFFGKMLRKSPLKNYVYKYQSVRTNIDAIITGLRDGRDTLEESIVNMRQLKRTSMEEIYNLQTKIAFGNKLKELFEVEIAKPENEFRKAYLERGLRKVMVRIQSMTEMILLYNQAIAATDIINDNNDKLIDSVNNAIDKTSNLITVSAMIAMSLADQENVINAVEATNKTIEDQFKENARLLRTTTEKTTELLSKPSMSLEAVNQAIGDLLSALDTSEQSNRRIIESCQDYTSKMTTINTQLNNRLGLNEGSQPQALKQAENGLSSFLN, encoded by the coding sequence ATGTCTACGCAGTTAATTGAGCTTAGAAAAGAAGATGAGCAGAAGGTAGTTCAGGAGGCTTCCCAGTTAATTGAACAGGTAGCCAAGACAGACACGGTGGCGCTGGATTCCCTGATGGATGACATCGGGAAGCTTGGGGTGAAGACACAGGAGAAGGCAGGCCAGACGCTGAAGCTGCTGGACCGCCCCGTCAATGACCTGATGAGCGGCAAGCGGGTGGAAGTGCCCAATATGATTATGAAGCTGCGGGGTGAGTGCGAGACCCTTCAGCAGAGCAAGAATGTCAGCTTCTTCGGCAAAATGCTGCGCAAAAGCCCGCTTAAGAATTATGTCTACAAATATCAGTCGGTCCGCACCAACATTGATGCCATTATCACCGGTCTGCGTGACGGCCGGGATACGCTGGAGGAGAGCATCGTCAACATGCGCCAGCTGAAGCGCACCTCCATGGAGGAGATCTATAACCTCCAGACCAAGATCGCCTTCGGCAACAAGCTGAAGGAGCTGTTCGAGGTTGAGATCGCCAAGCCTGAGAATGAATTCCGCAAAGCGTATCTGGAGCGCGGGCTGCGCAAGGTTATGGTGCGGATTCAGTCCATGACCGAGATGATTCTGCTCTACAATCAGGCGATTGCGGCAACGGATATCATCAATGACAATAATGACAAGCTGATTGATTCCGTAAACAACGCGATTGATAAGACCTCTAACCTGATCACCGTCTCGGCGATGATTGCCATGTCCCTGGCAGATCAGGAGAATGTTATCAATGCGGTGGAAGCCACGAATAAGACCATCGAGGACCAGTTCAAGGAGAATGCGCGGCTGCTGCGCACGACGACCGAGAAGACCACGGAGCTGCTCTCCAAGCCGTCCATGTCCCTGGAAGCCGTCAATCAGGCCATTGGCGACCTGCTCAGCGCCCTGGATACCTCGGAGCAGTCCAACCGGCGGATCATCGAGAGCTGTCAGGACTATACGTCCAAAATGACCACCATCAACACCCAGCTGAACAACCGGCTCGGGCTTAACGAAGGCTCACAGCCGCAGGCTTTGAAGCAGGCGGAGAACGGGCTGAGCAGCTTTTTGAATTAA
- a CDS encoding ATP-grasp domain-containing protein, whose protein sequence is MKKVNIYFNRWFSVAYHYMNLIRGNEDGVPVQIFATHPDIHHMSLQGADVAGTEPALEGIEYVQFCVDFCRRNEIDIFIPRLHMLDIALHASLFDEIGTKVLVCRDLDLLEMIMDKGKFYESVKTTGIMTIPDYHVVSNAQQFREAYEDLAAKGHKVCFKPTETEGGLGFRIIDNDRSPVEELFGHVTPLISFEEAYRILDEAGSFPNLMVMELLEGYEYSIDCLSDEKGRLLAAVPRRKAGGRLRLMEYIPELAEVARRVAETYRIPFNFNIQMKYSGGVPKLLEINPRMSGGLHISCLSGINFPYLAVKSALGGEVLPASFEHNVLASHVEQPLIMRINGESVITDSVN, encoded by the coding sequence ATGAAAAAGGTAAATATATATTTCAACCGCTGGTTCTCTGTTGCCTATCACTACATGAATCTCATCCGGGGCAATGAAGACGGCGTTCCGGTGCAGATCTTCGCCACCCACCCGGATATCCACCACATGTCGCTGCAAGGCGCGGATGTGGCCGGAACTGAGCCGGCGCTCGAAGGCATTGAATATGTGCAGTTCTGTGTTGACTTCTGCCGCCGGAACGAGATAGATATCTTCATCCCCCGGCTGCATATGCTCGATATTGCGCTGCATGCATCGCTGTTCGATGAGATCGGGACGAAGGTGCTGGTCTGCCGTGATCTGGATCTGCTGGAGATGATCATGGACAAAGGCAAGTTCTATGAGAGTGTGAAGACCACCGGGATTATGACGATTCCTGATTATCATGTGGTTAGTAATGCGCAGCAGTTCAGGGAAGCTTATGAAGACCTCGCAGCCAAAGGACACAAGGTCTGCTTCAAGCCTACCGAGACGGAAGGCGGACTCGGATTCCGGATCATAGATAATGACCGCAGTCCCGTGGAGGAGCTGTTCGGCCATGTGACTCCGCTGATCTCCTTCGAGGAGGCTTACCGCATCCTTGATGAAGCCGGGAGCTTCCCTAACCTGATGGTGATGGAGCTGCTGGAGGGCTATGAATATAGTATTGATTGCCTGTCGGATGAGAAGGGCAGGCTGCTGGCTGCAGTGCCCCGCCGGAAGGCAGGCGGCCGCCTGCGGTTGATGGAGTATATCCCGGAGCTTGCGGAGGTGGCCCGCAGGGTGGCTGAGACGTACCGGATTCCGTTCAATTTCAATATCCAGATGAAATACAGCGGCGGCGTCCCCAAGCTCCTGGAGATTAATCCGCGGATGTCCGGCGGCCTGCATATCTCCTGTCTGTCCGGAATCAATTTCCCTTATCTGGCTGTCAAAAGCGCGCTCGGCGGCGAGGTTCTGCCTGCATCGTTCGAGCATAACGTCCTGGCCAGCCATGTCGAGCAGCCGCTGATTATGAGAATAAACGGAGAATCCGTCATTACGGATTCCGTGAATTGA
- a CDS encoding TerD family protein yields MAGINLVKGQKIDLTKGNAGLSNVIVGLGWDPAEPSRGFFGIKKQANIDCDASALLLNENGKLTNKLNLVCFHNKQNANNSVVHSGDNLTGEGDGDDEQIMVNLKQIPADVHKVLVVVNIYDAVNRKQDFGMIKSAYIRIINAAGNAELVKFNLTDNYTGFTALICGELYRHGDEWKFAAIGEAAHAAHINQLAERYI; encoded by the coding sequence TTGGCTGGAATTAATCTGGTAAAAGGTCAGAAGATCGATTTAACCAAAGGCAATGCCGGGCTGTCTAACGTAATTGTAGGACTGGGCTGGGACCCTGCCGAACCTTCGAGAGGCTTCTTCGGAATCAAGAAACAGGCGAATATCGACTGCGATGCTTCAGCGCTGCTGCTGAATGAGAACGGCAAGCTGACGAACAAGCTGAACCTCGTCTGCTTTCACAACAAACAGAATGCGAATAACTCTGTAGTCCACTCGGGAGATAATCTGACGGGTGAGGGAGACGGGGACGACGAACAGATCATGGTGAATCTGAAGCAGATTCCTGCGGATGTCCATAAGGTCCTTGTAGTTGTTAATATCTATGATGCGGTGAACCGCAAGCAGGATTTCGGCATGATCAAATCTGCGTATATCCGCATTATTAATGCGGCAGGCAATGCAGAATTGGTTAAGTTTAATCTGACAGACAATTATACAGGCTTCACGGCACTGATCTGCGGCGAGCTGTACCGTCATGGCGATGAGTGGAAATTCGCAGCCATCGGTGAAGCAGCCCACGCCGCGCATATCAATCAGCTGGCAGAACGCTACATCTAA
- a CDS encoding HAD family hydrolase, translating to MIYASDLDRTLIYSLSAIGVPEDTPGLVPAEVVDGKTVSYISQQALATLKELAAKIVFMPVTTRTIAQYRRINLFQETVIPDYAITSNGGNILVNGVVDNDWRTTVGRAVERGSAAAEEAERIVRAVVREEWIISRRYCDELFYTFVVHRDSLPLEEIARMAQRLGELGWRVSLQGRKLYIVPEAVNKSDAILHVRRTVHSEPMVASGDSLLDKSLLAAADYAIAPCHGEIFAEQQAGLVHLEYPFTERQGVFAADEIMQYVHRIYTHLTALGVGPPS from the coding sequence ATGATCTACGCCAGCGATCTGGACCGCACACTGATCTACTCTCTTAGCGCGATAGGCGTTCCTGAGGATACCCCCGGTCTGGTTCCTGCAGAGGTTGTTGACGGCAAGACGGTATCGTATATCTCACAGCAGGCTCTGGCTACACTGAAAGAGCTGGCAGCGAAGATTGTCTTCATGCCGGTGACTACACGTACGATTGCCCAGTACCGGCGGATTAACCTGTTCCAGGAGACGGTCATTCCGGATTATGCCATCACCAGCAATGGCGGCAATATTCTTGTGAACGGGGTAGTGGACAACGATTGGCGGACGACTGTCGGCAGAGCGGTGGAACGCGGCTCCGCTGCGGCGGAAGAAGCTGAACGCATCGTACGCGCTGTTGTGCGGGAAGAATGGATCATTAGCCGGAGGTATTGCGATGAGCTGTTCTATACGTTCGTGGTTCACCGGGATTCGCTGCCGCTGGAGGAGATTGCCCGGATGGCGCAGCGGCTGGGTGAGCTTGGCTGGAGAGTATCCCTGCAGGGGCGCAAGCTCTATATCGTGCCGGAGGCGGTGAACAAAAGCGATGCCATTCTCCATGTCCGCCGTACCGTGCATTCAGAGCCGATGGTCGCCTCCGGCGACTCTCTTCTGGACAAGAGCCTGCTAGCCGCCGCCGACTATGCCATAGCTCCTTGCCACGGAGAAATATTTGCCGAGCAGCAGGCGGGTTTAGTACACTTAGAGTATCCGTTTACTGAGCGGCAGGGGGTATTCGCCGCGGATGAGATTATGCAGTATGTTCACAGGATTTATACACATTTGACAGCATTGGGAGTTGGACCGCCATCATGA
- a CDS encoding HpcH/HpaI aldolase/citrate lyase family protein: MRYFDYLTQEQEASLFHVPPVSFDHTTRKDLLAYAVGAALYMPATRASVAEDIIKLRASGLITVIIDLEDAIGDGEVDYAEESIVRHLAFLSAYAENEPDQRGSLPLLFIRVRNPAQLRDLIFRLGSLITMLTGFVFPKFSVENGTDYFEAIADYNDTRSYSAPVLYGMPILENAPIIYRESRMDTLLGVRDLLGQYRGYVLNVRIGATDFSSLFGLRRSPDISIYDLTPIRDCMSDIINVFGRVEEGYVISGPVWEYFASKGHRVLRPQLRETPFEDTYGKHGREMRNSFISSSMDGLIREVILDKENGIVGKTIIHPSHLRPVQAMYTVMHEEYVDALSIVDSNDGSRGVFKSEYYNKMNEIKPHLNWARRILLRSQIYGVLHEQQHFVGLLPENEYTHV, encoded by the coding sequence TTGAGATATTTCGATTACCTCACACAAGAACAGGAAGCCTCATTATTCCATGTTCCGCCGGTTTCATTTGATCATACTACCCGCAAGGATTTACTGGCTTATGCCGTCGGAGCAGCCCTTTATATGCCGGCCACCCGTGCCAGTGTTGCCGAAGATATTATTAAGCTGAGAGCCTCGGGGCTTATTACGGTAATCATAGATTTGGAGGATGCCATCGGGGACGGTGAAGTGGATTATGCCGAAGAGTCCATCGTCAGGCATCTGGCGTTTCTATCCGCTTATGCGGAGAATGAGCCAGACCAGCGCGGCAGTCTTCCGCTGCTGTTCATCCGCGTACGTAACCCTGCACAGCTGAGAGACCTGATTTTCCGGCTGGGATCATTAATTACCATGCTGACCGGCTTCGTCTTCCCCAAATTCTCCGTAGAGAACGGTACGGATTATTTCGAGGCTATTGCCGATTACAATGACACACGCAGCTATTCCGCTCCGGTGCTGTACGGGATGCCGATTCTGGAGAATGCGCCGATTATCTACAGGGAGAGCCGGATGGATACTCTGCTTGGGGTCCGGGATCTGCTCGGGCAATACCGCGGGTATGTGCTGAATGTCCGGATCGGAGCAACGGATTTCTCCAGCCTGTTCGGACTGCGGCGCAGCCCGGATATCAGCATCTATGATCTGACACCGATCCGCGACTGCATGTCGGATATTATTAACGTATTTGGCCGTGTGGAGGAAGGATACGTGATCTCGGGTCCTGTTTGGGAGTATTTTGCCAGCAAGGGGCACCGGGTCCTCCGCCCGCAGCTGCGGGAGACGCCCTTCGAGGATACCTACGGCAAGCATGGACGCGAGATGCGCAACAGCTTCATCTCAAGCTCCATGGACGGGCTGATCCGGGAAGTGATTCTGGACAAGGAGAACGGCATTGTGGGCAAAACCATTATCCACCCCTCCCACCTCAGACCCGTGCAGGCCATGTATACCGTAATGCATGAAGAGTATGTGGACGCCTTAAGTATTGTAGACAGCAATGATGGCAGCCGCGGCGTGTTCAAGAGTGAATACTATAACAAAATGAATGAAATCAAGCCTCATTTGAACTGGGCCAGACGAATTTTATTACGATCTCAAATATACGGGGTGTTACATGAACAACAGCATTTTGTCGGATTATTACCCGAGAACGAATACACACACGTTTAA
- a CDS encoding TerC family protein: MDWFSDFFRSIGENYGHFFSWSDIAGTLSDPVSWGIIGSLILLEGLLSADNALVLAVMVKHLPKEQQRKALFYGILGAYLFRFLAIGLGTYLVKFTLVKVLGALYLFYIAYKGLFKGSGEDGEVKNKGASFWKTVLLVELMDIAFSIDSVVAAFGLSSEVWVLFLGGILGVLMMRGVAQVFLKLIARYPELEQTAFLLIALIAGKMLAGAFGYELPHVIFFGILIAVFAGTIVYSASKRKKAENHKA, encoded by the coding sequence ATGGACTGGTTCAGTGATTTTTTTAGGAGTATCGGTGAGAATTACGGGCATTTCTTCTCATGGAGTGATATTGCAGGGACGCTATCCGACCCTGTCAGCTGGGGGATTATCGGAAGTCTGATTCTGCTGGAGGGTCTGTTGTCCGCTGATAACGCGCTTGTACTGGCGGTCATGGTTAAGCACCTGCCGAAGGAGCAGCAGCGTAAGGCTTTGTTCTACGGGATACTAGGTGCTTATTTATTCAGATTCCTGGCGATTGGTCTAGGGACCTATCTCGTCAAATTTACGCTGGTTAAGGTGCTTGGGGCCTTGTATCTCTTCTATATTGCCTACAAAGGGTTGTTCAAGGGCAGCGGTGAAGATGGCGAGGTTAAGAATAAAGGCGCCTCTTTCTGGAAGACGGTCCTCCTGGTTGAATTAATGGATATTGCCTTCAGTATTGACAGCGTGGTAGCAGCATTCGGTCTTAGTTCTGAAGTCTGGGTACTCTTCCTTGGCGGTATTCTCGGCGTACTGATGATGCGCGGTGTAGCTCAGGTGTTCCTCAAGCTGATCGCAAGATATCCTGAACTGGAACAAACGGCATTCCTGCTTATTGCACTGATTGCCGGTAAAATGCTTGCCGGAGCCTTCGGCTATGAATTGCCGCATGTCATTTTCTTCGGTATTCTAATTGCGGTGTTTGCAGGTACTATCGTGTATAGCGCAAGCAAACGCAAGAAGGCTGAGAACCACAAGGCCTGA
- a CDS encoding phosphoribosyltransferase family protein: MAARINKKRSFLFVSKVLGKHIPVGPYTPLLSGAALALLLYLEMGADTADREVIDPLMNQAVHGLIHPEVAEEAYHALLAARLVLPQPVLFIGFAETATALGHSMYNAFAGGASYIHTTRELIPELESVVTFEEEHSHAVDHLCYALNAELLSGTEPIVLVDDEITTGNTAINTIRDIQSKFPRRDYVVASLLDWRSEANIQAYRDLEQELGIRITALSLLQGSIKVEGIPLLQPAADNGTAASTDAELVTTYVFDGLERLPVTSADGQGVINPAPYLKHSGRFGLESADNAQIDAGVSRVAGQLRGLREGARTLVMGVGEFMYLPMRIAAEMGEGVLYQSSTRSPIHPERRADYGVHSAAAYPSAGDTEITNFIYNVDPGQYDDIFVLLERGVPRQRIAPMTDILQRLAGNKVHLVVLSPEPDTGGSGL; encoded by the coding sequence ATGGCTGCACGAATCAATAAGAAGCGCTCCTTCCTGTTCGTCAGCAAAGTCCTTGGCAAGCATATTCCCGTAGGACCGTATACCCCGCTGCTCAGCGGAGCGGCACTCGCCTTGCTTCTGTATCTGGAGATGGGCGCGGATACTGCTGACCGGGAGGTTATTGACCCGCTGATGAACCAGGCCGTTCATGGTCTGATCCATCCTGAGGTTGCGGAAGAAGCTTACCATGCGCTGCTTGCTGCGCGTCTGGTTCTGCCGCAGCCGGTCCTGTTCATCGGATTCGCCGAAACCGCTACCGCCTTGGGCCATAGCATGTATAATGCGTTCGCCGGCGGGGCGTCTTATATTCATACCACACGAGAGCTGATTCCTGAGCTGGAATCGGTGGTCACCTTTGAAGAGGAGCATTCCCACGCCGTAGATCATCTCTGCTATGCCCTGAATGCTGAGCTGTTATCGGGAACAGAGCCGATTGTGCTGGTGGATGACGAGATTACGACAGGTAATACGGCGATTAATACAATCCGGGACATCCAGTCCAAATTCCCGCGCAGGGACTATGTAGTGGCCTCTCTCTTGGACTGGCGGAGTGAAGCTAATATTCAGGCTTACCGCGATCTGGAGCAGGAGCTGGGGATACGGATAACCGCTCTATCCCTGCTTCAGGGAAGCATCAAGGTTGAGGGAATCCCGCTGTTGCAGCCTGCAGCCGATAATGGAACCGCTGCTTCCACGGACGCAGAGCTTGTAACCACTTATGTATTCGACGGTTTAGAGCGGCTTCCGGTAACCTCAGCGGATGGGCAGGGCGTGATCAATCCAGCGCCATATCTGAAGCACAGTGGCCGCTTCGGCCTGGAGTCTGCGGATAATGCGCAGATAGATGCAGGGGTAAGCCGCGTGGCCGGGCAGCTCCGGGGACTGCGTGAAGGTGCCCGTACGCTGGTGATGGGCGTAGGCGAGTTCATGTATCTGCCGATGCGGATCGCCGCAGAGATGGGAGAGGGCGTGTTGTATCAGTCCTCGACCCGCAGTCCGATCCATCCCGAGCGGCGTGCGGATTACGGCGTGCACAGCGCCGCTGCCTATCCGTCCGCAGGCGATACGGAGATCACGAATTTCATCTATAATGTGGACCCCGGCCAGTATGACGATATCTTCGTCCTGCTGGAGCGCGGGGTGCCCCGGCAGCGGATTGCGCCGATGACGGATATTTTACAGAGGCTGGCGGGCAATAAGGTACATCTTGTTGTGCTAAGCCCAGAACCAGATACGGGAGGCTCAGGGCTATGA